The following coding sequences lie in one Epinephelus moara isolate mb chromosome 17, YSFRI_EMoa_1.0, whole genome shotgun sequence genomic window:
- the LOC126404339 gene encoding zinc finger protein 239-like, whose product MEEDKQNPEHRSNKVPRRQAAGSSSDSSNVEKQRGRDGVKHHSCQHCDKSFSSSGNLKVHERIHTGEKPYSCDQCGKAFTRSDKLSVHRRVHTGEKPYHCEQCGKSFSHSDNLKVHQRIHTGEKPYSCDQCEKTFITKSNLEIHSRAHTGEKPYECGQCGKAFIFPRRLEKHQRVHSGEKPYRCEQCGKSFSHSGNLTVHQRIHTGEKPYSCDQCEKTFITQGNLENHRHVHSGEKPFECDQCGKGFSRVNCLKVHQRVHSGEKPYSCEQCEKTFAHSGNLKVHQRTHSGEKSYWCDQCGKMFNRSDSLKAHQRVHTGERPYCCDQCGKAFSHGSHLKVHQRIHAAAC is encoded by the exons ATGGAGGAGGACAAGCAGAACCCGGAGCACCGGAGCAACAAGGTTCCCAGAAGACAAGCAGCAGGCTCGTCCTCTGATAGCAGCAATGTTGAG aaacagagaggaagagacgggGTCAAGCATCACAGCTGTCAGCACTGTGACAAATCCTTCTCATCATCTGGAAACTTAAAGGTTCATGAAAGAATTCACACCGGAGAAAAACCATACAGCTGTGACCAGTGTGGGAAAGCTTTCACTCGGTCAGATAAACTAAGTGTCCACCGACGTGTTCACACCGGAGAAAAACCGTACCACTGTGAACAATGTGGGAAAAGTTTTTCTCATAGCGACAACCTTAAAGTCCACCAGCGCATTCACACgggagagaaaccatacagctgtGACCAGTGTGAGAAAACTTTCATCACTAAAAGTAACCTAGAAATCCACAGTCGCGctcacactggagagaaacctTATGAGTGTGGCCAGTGTGGGAAAGCTTTCATCTTTCCAAGAAGACTAGAAAAACACCAACGTGTTCACTctggagagaaaccatacaggTGTGAACAATGTGGCAAAAGTTTTTCCCACAGCGGCAACCTTACAGTCCATCAGCGCATTCACACCggagagaaaccatacagctgtGACCAGTGTGAGAAAACGTTCATCACGCAGGGTAACCTGGAAAATCACCGCCATGTTCACTCCGGAGAGAAACCGTTTGAGTGTGACCAATGTGGGAAAGGCTTCTCTCGGGTCAATTGCCTCAAAGTGCACCAACGTGTGCACAGtggagagaaaccatacagctgtGAGCAGTGTGAGAAAACCTTCGCTCACAGTGGGAACCTTAAAGTTCATCAACGGACTCACAGTGGAGAGAAATCATACTGGTGTGACCAATGTGGGAAAATGTTTAATAGGTCAGATTCTCTTAAAGCTCACCAACGTGTCCACACTGGAGAGAGACCATACTGCTGTGACCAATGTGGGAAAGCTTTTTCTCATGGCAGCCACCTTAAAGTCCACCAGCGCATTCATGCTGCAGCGTGTTGA
- the c17h4orf33 gene encoding UPF0462 protein C4orf33 homolog isoform X2 gives MEFLIWHTWDSDPVTHDPIRINFSPGQGGLKIEMFGPFFNDPAAPAGPPSQPFPGLWDYEVVECFFLDSTKENYLEVEFCPHGQHLILLLSGVGQAFVQQLPMVFNATIKGDVWMGEALVPWGYFPPNINKMNSYAIHGSGEKRTYEALYPVPKEDLVEGQQPNFHRLEYFKDFSLQSIMGEDWVQPESGLWAGKS, from the exons ATGGAGTTTTTGATCTGGCACACCTGGGACAGCGACCCTGTGACTCATGACCCCATCAGGATCAACTTCTCTCCGGGACAAGGAGGGCTGAAGATCGAGATGTTTGGTCCCTTCTTCAATGacccagcagctcctgcagggCCGCCCAGTCAGCCCTTCCCTGGACTCTGGGACTATGAAG TTGTGGAGTGCTTCTTCCTCGACAGCACAAAAGAAAATTACCTGGAAGTGGAGTTTTGTCC acatGGGCAGCACCTGATATTACTGCTGTCAGGAGTCGGCCAAGCATTCGTG CAACAACTGCCCATGGTGTTTAATGCCACGATCAAAGGGGACGTATGGATGGGTGAGGCTCTCGTCCCCTGGGGGTACTTCCCTCCCAACATCAACAAGATGAACTCCTACGCCATCCACGGCTCAGGAGAGAAGCGCACATATGAGGCGCTCTACCCTGTCCCCAAGGAAGACCTCGTGGAAGGCCAACAACCCAACTT CCACCGCCTGGAGTATTTCAAAGACTTCAGCCTGCAAAGCATCATGGGAGAAGACTGGGTCCAGCCGGAGTCTGGTCTTTGGGCTGGAAAATCCTGA
- the c17h4orf33 gene encoding UPF0462 protein C4orf33 homolog isoform X1 translates to MGVARGLQCLTLIYVLLCCESFPFKKMEFLIWHTWDSDPVTHDPIRINFSPGQGGLKIEMFGPFFNDPAAPAGPPSQPFPGLWDYEVVECFFLDSTKENYLEVEFCPHGQHLILLLSGVGQAFVQQLPMVFNATIKGDVWMGEALVPWGYFPPNINKMNSYAIHGSGEKRTYEALYPVPKEDLVEGQQPNFHRLEYFKDFSLQSIMGEDWVQPESGLWAGKS, encoded by the exons ATGGGGGTCGCTCGTGGACtgcagtgtctgacgctgatcTACGTCCTGCTTTGCTGTGAATCTTT TCCTTTTAAGAAAATGGAGTTTTTGATCTGGCACACCTGGGACAGCGACCCTGTGACTCATGACCCCATCAGGATCAACTTCTCTCCGGGACAAGGAGGGCTGAAGATCGAGATGTTTGGTCCCTTCTTCAATGacccagcagctcctgcagggCCGCCCAGTCAGCCCTTCCCTGGACTCTGGGACTATGAAG TTGTGGAGTGCTTCTTCCTCGACAGCACAAAAGAAAATTACCTGGAAGTGGAGTTTTGTCC acatGGGCAGCACCTGATATTACTGCTGTCAGGAGTCGGCCAAGCATTCGTG CAACAACTGCCCATGGTGTTTAATGCCACGATCAAAGGGGACGTATGGATGGGTGAGGCTCTCGTCCCCTGGGGGTACTTCCCTCCCAACATCAACAAGATGAACTCCTACGCCATCCACGGCTCAGGAGAGAAGCGCACATATGAGGCGCTCTACCCTGTCCCCAAGGAAGACCTCGTGGAAGGCCAACAACCCAACTT CCACCGCCTGGAGTATTTCAAAGACTTCAGCCTGCAAAGCATCATGGGAGAAGACTGGGTCCAGCCGGAGTCTGGTCTTTGGGCTGGAAAATCCTGA